One genomic region from Strix uralensis isolate ZFMK-TIS-50842 chromosome 5, bStrUra1, whole genome shotgun sequence encodes:
- the BAIAP2L2 gene encoding BAR/IMD domain-containing adapter protein 2-like 2, whose translation MDLSYRSTISIYKSILEQFNPALENLVYLGNNYLRAFHALSKAAEVYFKAIEKIGEQALQSSTSHMLGEILMQMSDTQRILSSDLEVVAQTFHVDLLQHMEKNSKMDVQFISESQKQYELEYQRRATNLDKCMAELWRMERARDKNVREMKENVMRLRSEMQAFVSESQREAELEEKRRYRFLAEKHHMLYNTLVQFYSRARGMIQTKAPQWKEQLEASRNPSNSHSQGLLMASHGQGYPSGRLTPSHLEMPQRPLGDFASPMTASRSSIFSPEPPEMRLSPQPETPRRLLLRTPSASLAPTGRTSRSGSFGEASSGSEGRKRSGTARVQAIVPHATGTNRTLLRFDPGDVIMVLMPDAQNGWLYGKLEGSSTCGWFPEAYVKPLEDAREMEEPATRSFPLRSSHSMDDILDRPSTPSSSNYWPAAAQPSLPNSPPLSVGASSHQSGVATPVSSVSKKSGVFDQPPELFPRGTNPFATVKLRPTVTNDRSAPIIR comes from the exons ATGGACCTGTCCTACAGATCCACCATCTCCATCTATAAG AGTATCCTGGAGCAGTTCAACCCTGCGCTGGAGAACCTGGTGTACCTGGGGAACAACTACCTGCGTGCCTTCCATG CATTATCCAAAGCAGCTGAGGTGTATTTTAAGGCAATCGAGAAGATTGGGGagcaggcactgcagagctcCACCTCACACATGCTGG GTGAAATTCTGATGCAGATGTCTGACACGCAGAGAATCCTGAGCTCTGATTTAGAAGTCGTG GCTCAGACCTTCCACGTGGACCTGCTGCAGCACATGGAGAAGAATAGCAAAATGGATGTGCAGTTCATCAGT GAGAGCCAGAAGCAGTATGAGCTGGAGTACCAGCGCAGAGCCACCAACCTGGATAAATGCATGGCAGAGCTGTGGAGAATGGAGAGAGCCCGTGATAAAAATGTCCGGGAGATGAAG GAGAATGTGATGCGACTGCGCTCGGAGATGCAGGCATTCGTTTCTGAGAGCCAGAGGgaggctgagctggaggagaaaCGCCGCTACCGCTTCCTGGCTGAAAAGCACCACATGCTTTACAACACTCTTGTCCAGTTTTACAGCAGG gctCGGGGCATGATCCAGACCAAGGCACCACAGTGGAaggagcagctggaggccagCCGCAACCCCTCAAACAGCCACTCGCAGGGGCTTCTCATGGCCTCCCATGGCCAGGGGTATCCATCGGGCCGGCTTACCCCCAGCCACCTCGAGATG CCCCAGAGACCCCTTGGAGACTTTGCTTCTCCCATGACTGCGAGTAGATCCAGCATCTTCTCTCCGGAGCCTCCAGAAATGAGACTGTCTCCACAGCCAGAGACCCCCAGACGGCTGCTGCTGCGGACACCATCAGCCA GTTTGGCTCCTACTGGCCGTACCTCCCGTTCGGGTTCCTTTGGCGAGGCCAGCAGTGGCAGTGAAGGCAGGAAGAGGAGTGGCACGGCGAGAGTGCAGGCTATCGTGCCCCATGCGACGGGCACCAACCGGACCCTGCTACGGTTTGACCCCGGGGATGTCATCATGGTGCTGATGCCAGACGCACAGAACGGCTGGCTCTATGGCAAGCTGGAGGGCTCATCCAC ATGCGGCTGGTTCCCCGAAGCTTATGTCAAGCCTCTGGAGGATGCGAGGGAGATGGAGGAGCCAGCCACCAG gTCCTTCCCACTGCGAAGCAGTCACAGTATGGATGACATCCTGGACCGTCCCAGCACTCCTTCCTCTAGCAATTACtggcctgctgctgcccagcccagtTTGCCGAACTCACCTCCCCTCTCAGTGGGTGCCAGTAGTCACCAGAGTGGGGTGGCCACCCCAGTCAGTTCTGTCTCCAAG